CCAATTTGGCGGTTGCTAATGCCCAGTTTTTTTGCCGCATGAATCTTAATGCCACTGCACTCTTTCAGCACTTTAATGATCGTCTGACGCTCCAACTCCTCCAAATCTGCCTTCGTTTCAAAGACTTTGATGTCGACATGTGTCTTTGCCGGAAGCACGGAGGAGAGGACGTGCGCGTTTACATGTAAAGAGGGAGCGAGCAGAACAATGCGCTCCATACAGTTTTCAAGCTCACGAATATTGCCCGGCCAATTGTATGCTTTAAGCAGTGTTTCCGCATCGTTCATCAACATACGCTCTTTGCCATGACGCCTGCAAAAACGCTCCAAAAAGTAGCGTGAAAGCAAAATAATATCTTCGCCTCGATCGCGCAGTGGAGGGGAGTGAATCGGAATCACATTGAGCCTATAGAAAAGGTCTTCCCTAAAACTTCCTTGGCGTACCATCTCTTTGATATCACGGTTCGTTGCCGCCACAATGCGCACATCGACTTTGATGGTCTTGGTTCCACCTAGCCGTTCAAACTCTTGTTCTTGAAGCACGCGCAACAGTTTGGCTTGAAGGTTTAAACTCAAATCGCCCATTTCATCCAAAAAAAGCGTTCCCTCATCGGCAAGCTCAAAACGCCCTTTGCGCATCTCTTTAGCATCGGTAAAAGCGCCTCGCTCATGCCCAAAAAGCTCGGTCTCCAAAAGGTTCTCAGGAATGGCGGCACAGTTGAGTTTGATGTAGGGTTTTTCTTTGCGCAGACTGTAGTTATGGATGGCTTTGGCAATAAGCTCTTTACCCGTACCTGTTTCACCGCTGATCAAGATGGTGGAGCTTGTACATGCTACTTTGCCCACAATCTCCAAAACATTTTGAATCACATTGCTATGACCGATGATCTCATTTTGTTTTAAAATCTCTTCTTTGTAGTAGAGTTTTTCTTCTTTAAGACGCTTCTTTTCATCATTAATCGTCTGATTAATCTGCTGTGACTGTGCCATCAATGAAGCAGTAATCGTTAATA
Above is a genomic segment from Sulfurospirillum halorespirans DSM 13726 containing:
- a CDS encoding sigma-54-dependent Fis family transcriptional regulator; this translates as MDTICISPIKDCPRYQELRVLYEISVALKGSELGIEKAFETTLSLLKRHFYMDKSIYYALNDESNELEVLSSVGLSKRQELLATYHIGEGATGLCAQFLEPVVIENVHQNILFLNKSCSLKESEISYLAIPALSQNRLFGVLGVSLTQKSLLDFEELVTLLTITASLMAQSQQINQTINDEKKRLKEEKLYYKEEILKQNEIIGHSNVIQNVLEIVGKVACTSSTILISGETGTGKELIAKAIHNYSLRKEKPYIKLNCAAIPENLLETELFGHERGAFTDAKEMRKGRFELADEGTLFLDEMGDLSLNLQAKLLRVLQEQEFERLGGTKTIKVDVRIVAATNRDIKEMVRQGSFREDLFYRLNVIPIHSPPLRDRGEDIILLSRYFLERFCRRHGKERMLMNDAETLLKAYNWPGNIRELENCMERIVLLAPSLHVNAHVLSSVLPAKTHVDIKVFETKADLEELERQTIIKVLKECSGIKIHAAKKLGISNRQIGYKIQKFEIGVEEYL